ACGATAAACTTCCGGTTTGTAATGTTTCTATACCGAAAGCTACTAAAGTTTCTGAATACCAATCTGTAGAATGTTTTTTATATGGAGGGAAAGAAAGTGCTTAATGTAAAAGACTTAGTTGTTTCTTATAAACAATCTCAATCTCTTTCCTTTTCTTCTAAACGTCTTGTGGCTGTGGAAAGGGTGAGTTTTACAATCCCGGAAGGAAAAATTTTAGGTCTTGTGGGTGAGTCAGGTTGCGGTAAGTCTACCATTGGCAGAGCCATTTTATCCTTGTTACCTTTTGATTCTGGTTCGATTCAGTTTGAAAATCAAGAAATCAAAAATGTCCCGAAAGAAGATAAGAAAAAACTCAAACGAAAAATCCAAGTTGTATTCCAGGATCCGTATTCCTCACTAAACCCACGTTTCACGATTGAAGAAATCATCACCGAAGGTTTACAAATTCATTTTCCAAATTTAAGTGTCGCAGAAAAAAAAGAAAAGGCGATTAAAGCTCTTTCTGAGGTGAATTTACCTGCTGATATTTTACACCGGTATCCTCATGAGTTTAGTGGAGGACAAAGACAAAGAATTGCCATTGCAAGAGCTTTGATTTTGGAACCTAGCCTTGTTGTTTGTGACGAGGCGGTTTCTGCTTTGGATATTTCTACCCAGGCCCAAGTGATTAATAATATTTTGTTATTACGTGAGAAATATGGACTATCTTATTTGTTTATATCTCATGACTTGAACATTGTAAAACACGTATCAGATCGCATCGCTGTCATGTATTTAGGACAAATTGTCGAAGAATGTAGTCGTGATGAGATTAGTAAAACGCCACTTCATCCTTATACGAAGGCTTTATTTTCTGCTAGTTTTGACTTAAAAGATCGAACCAGAATTTCTAAACCATTAACTGGAGAAATTCCTAGTCTAATGAATAAACCTAAAGGTTGTCGATTTCATACGAGATGTCCTATTGTTCAGGATATTTGTAAAACACAAGAGCCAGTGGAGTCATATCCTTCTGAAACAAGAAGAGTGAAATGCCACTTTCCCTTAAAGTGATATTATTATGAAACTAAGCATTCGAGACAGAATCAAAGGGGTTGTTGGTAAAATCCTACTAACTTTTATTTTTGTCATTTCTATGACGATGTTTTTTATTTTGTATCCGCTCCTTGCCGATCCAGATTATTATAAAAAACTAATTTTAGATACAACAAACCAACTAACAGGATTAGAGGTGAATTATCAAAGCTCACAACCTGTTTTTTTCCCGTTTCCTGGAATTGAACTCACAGAAGTAAGTGTATCCAAAAATCAAGATGAATTGATTCAAGTTCATAAACTTAGGATCGAAGTTTATTACGGTGTTTTTATTGGACAACCTCTAGAAATTCGTAAAATTTATCTGAATACAGGTACAGTTGAGATCACACGCGAAAAGGATGAATCCTTTCCTTTGTTTGAACGAATCGTTTCTAAGTCAGAGAATACGACTAAAGAGACAACAAAGAAAACGGAAGAAACAGTTTCGCAAGATACAAATCTCCTTTTTTCTAGGACTTTTGCAAATTTTGTAAACCACATAGAAATCAAAAATATCACCATTCTCTTTGAAGATAAACTGTATTCACGTAATATCAAATTGTATCTTTGGGAAACTACGTTTCAATTGGATCAAGACTTACGTGATTTAGATGTATATATTTATGGAAAGTTAAACGAAGAGCCTATAACTTTTAGTACAAATATTTATTTTGTTACCGATGAAATGTCTTATGAATCTGCTCGTATAGAAGGAGAATTTACATTTCAGAACTTAAAAGGTATCGATCTTCATGATATACTCATCATTTTCACTTATGGTGATTTACGATTCGCTAAAGCAAGTGGAAACATTCCATTTTACAAACGCGACGAAGCAAAAATTTTTGCAATCGCCGATAAATTACATATTCGTGATTTGGCTTTAAAAGATGGTAAAACGTTTGCTGATGGTTATGCATCTACTGTCATGAGTTATGACATTCGTGAAAGTAAATTAGCATTTGCTGATATCGTTGTCGATTGGAAAGGCAAATCTAAATTATATGGATCTGGGTTTGTAAATTTTCTAAAACCACCATTATCTCCCACAATTTCCTTTGAGGGAACTTCTGATTATTTAGATGTGCCAAGTATTGTTAAGGTCATTAAAATTTGGGTCGATCCCGATTTAGAAAAATCGATCCTCACAAGAAACATACCAAGCACGGGTTATGTGAATCGGATGAACGTGTATCTCAATTTTAATTTTAGGAATTTAAATGCAGGTGATTTTCATGCTGATTCCCTTAAATTAAATGTTCATTATGCCAAACGAAAAATTAATATTACTAAATATGAATTAAGAGCCTATGAAGGAATTTCAACGGGAACAGGGCATTATCTTTTTGGAAAAAACCCTGGCCTTGAGATCAAAGGAAATATCAAAAATTTAAGTGTAGCACCTATCCTTTCTGATCTATTTAAAATTTCTCCAATCACTGGTAAATTAGATTCTGAATTTATATTGGCTTCTCCTGCGGACACAGAAGAGGCACTTATTTCCAATCTGCAAATCATCGGGAACATCAATGCAAACAATGGAGAACTGTTAAGTTATACAAATATCTTAAAACCGATCAGTTCTATTGGTAGTGTGATCAATCTCAAAAAAATAGATTTTAGCCGGGCCACACCGTATAACGAGCTAAAGTTTGATTTTCTCTATGCTAAAGAAATGATCGAAGTAAAAAACTTTGCATTAAAAGCAGATGGGATTGTTGGTTCAGGTGGTGGTAAAATCGGATTTAATAAAAATATCGATATGAGGTTTACTATTGCTTTTCCTGGCGTTGCCGGTAGAGCTTTAAAACTTCCTATCATTTACAAAGGAACTTATGGAGTTTCGTCCCCATTCATTGATCCTATTTGGCTCGGTTCCGTTTATGCAGGAACAATTTTTCTCGCAAGCCCTGCGGGCGCTGCTGTTGGTGGGATTGCAGGTTCAGCCATGTCCGACTATGTGAATAATGCAGTGGATAATGTGACCGGTGGTGTTCAAAAAGGTTGGAAGGGGATTAAGTCGTTGTTTGGTGGTAAGGAAGAAGAACAGGAAAAATAAACCTAAATAAAAGGATAGAAAGACATTCCTTCACTCCAAGGAACTTTCTATCTTAGAGTTTGCCGCAGGTGGCAGGTGAAGTGTTTACTTTTTACTCCTCTTCATTTCGAATCGGAATTCCTTCTTTTTTTAGAATTTTGAGTGCATTTGTCGAACCCGAAACTCCATCTCGAATTTTGTAATCAAAGTCCATTTGCCCATCAATCTCAAGTTCGGTGAAGTGGAATCGTTTCGCCCAAGGAATTTCTGCCAGTTTTAAGTCGTGAGTCGTTAAAAATACGATACATTTTTTTTCGCGTAATACAGAAAGAATTTCACGTGTTGCGATGTATCGTTCCTTGGAATTGGTACCTTTCAAGATCTCATCTAAAAATAAAATAGGAACCTTTTTTGAATATTCTGCATTTTGAATGATCGAAGAAAGACGTCTCACTTCAGAATAAAAAAAGGAAACCCCATCTTCCATAGAATCCTGAGAACGAATGAGAGTATGGATTTGAAATTCTGGAAATGTAAACTCCGAACCAAGTATGGGAGCTCCTGTTCCTGCAAGTAATAAAGACATGGCGATGGATCTCATGTATGTTGTTTTTCCACTCATATTCGATCCAGTCACAATCATCAGATCACCAGGTAACATGGGAGTCAAAGGGTTGAACACTCGACTTTCTATCGGAAGTAAAGGATGAACTAAACTTCTAGCACTGAGGTCTCCCGAACTAGAAGGAATCGGAAAACTAACTTCCGGAAATAAAAATCCAAAGTTCACAAAAGGAAGGATAACATCTGTTTGTACAATTTGAATTTGTATTTCATTCCAAAGATTTCCAAACTTTAGTTTCCATTTTTCGAGGGATTTGATTTTCCAAAGATCCCATAAACAGAGTAAATTGAGAATCAAATGTGGTAATGGGGAAATCAGTAATTCGGAAGAGTCACCTAAGGAAGTTATGCGACCAATCATTTGTTTGGTTGCCTTTCTATTTTTTGCTAAATAGATAAAGGTTTTTTGAAACCGTGACGCTCCACTGGATAATGATTTAATTTCTTTCCATTGTTTCAGGGAGTCACTTCGGTAGGAAAAAAATAAAATCCCATTGATTAGGAGGAGTAAGGGGATGAGTGGTAAATCAAATAACAATCCGAGAACTAAGTAAAGCGGAGTGATGGTTCCCCAAATAGGAAAAATCACCTTTAAAAGCCGTCTTTTTTTCCAGAAAAAATCTTCTGCGTTTACTTCAGGTAAAGGAAACTTTTCATTGGTTTCGGCTTCTGGAACCAGAAACTTTCGCAAAAGATGGTAGGCTTGCGTTTTGGTTTCTTTCTTTAGAATTTTTTCAATGTCTTGTGAATGGAAATTGAATTTTGTATCTTCTAAAGGTTCTTGTAAAAAACGTTTTAGGTAAGTTTGAAAACCAATCTCAGTGATGGTAACATCATAAATTCCAATAAATCCTTGTTTGGTGCAAAGATCTAAATCAATAGAGAGCGGATGGTTTCTTACAGATTCTGGATATTCCCAATGTTCTCTCGTTTTTATTTTTTTAAATTCACCACGTAATCTATGAATTTCCTCTAAAAGGAAGTTAAATGTTTTTTTGGCATATTGGATTTGAATTTTGCGGTTCGAATACAATCTCACTAAATAGAGAAAAGGAACCAGGACTAAAAAAGAGGCCGAATATTCTTTCCAAGAGAATTGATTTAGATAACAAAAGAGTAAGGCTCCGATAAAAGCGGTAAAGGTAACAAACCGCAATAAAGCAATTTTCTTTAGTTTCTTAGAAAGGTATTGTATTTTGGATTTGTAACGTTTGTTCCTAAAGTTTAGGAAAACATAGGTTGGATTAGTGGAAAAGGGGTCGTTCGTAATTTTCTTCTTCCCTACGAGAAATCTCTGTATCTAGTACACGAATGAGACTTCCTAAATCATTTAATCTCCACTTGTCGATCAGACGACCTTTTTCCCGACCAGAAAATTTATTCAAATAGAGAGTGCCAAATAGGTCTTCTCCATACTCGTAAGCAACGAAACGCCCGTTTCGTCTGCCAGTAGAATTTTCCAATCGAATCGTCATGAACGAATACCAATAATCAGATAAAAAAAAATAGTACAAGCAAAATTTTTTGCTTCAGGATATTCATTTTCCGGCGATACATATATCGGGGGGAGGCTACCTACCACGGATGGTGGGAATCTCCAAAAACAAATACCCCGGAAACCGGAAAGCACGGAGGCTTGTATGGATTTCTATCCCGATATGAATTTGGAGTTTAAAAGCTCCTTTGTGAAGACCAACCAGTTTTTAGCCAACACACAAGACGAAACCCTTCTCCCTCAAATGGGACTTGCGGCTCGTAACCTACTCAATCTCGAACAAATGACCAAACTTCGCGAAATTCGCAAACGACATTTGAAAAAAGGACACCAACGCGAAGGGTTCCACTGGGATTAAACACCTAAATTTCTCTTGACCATCTAAAAGTAGGCCCTATCATAAAGACCGCTTTTAGATGGAGAGATATGGCAAATAACCTAGCAGACGTTTATAAGGAATCCGCAGAAAAATTCGGTCCAAGACCCGCATTCTGGTATAAGAATGCTCAAAAGGATTACCAAGCCCTCACTTACAAAGAACTCTACGAAGACGGACTCGCATTGGCGGAAGCCCTCATTGATTTAGGAGTTAAGGCAAGAGAACACGTTGGTGTTCTTGCTGACA
This genomic window from Leptospira brenneri contains:
- a CDS encoding ABC transporter ATP-binding protein → MLNVKDLVVSYKQSQSLSFSSKRLVAVERVSFTIPEGKILGLVGESGCGKSTIGRAILSLLPFDSGSIQFENQEIKNVPKEDKKKLKRKIQVVFQDPYSSLNPRFTIEEIITEGLQIHFPNLSVAEKKEKAIKALSEVNLPADILHRYPHEFSGGQRQRIAIARALILEPSLVVCDEAVSALDISTQAQVINNILLLREKYGLSYLFISHDLNIVKHVSDRIAVMYLGQIVEECSRDEISKTPLHPYTKALFSASFDLKDRTRISKPLTGEIPSLMNKPKGCRFHTRCPIVQDICKTQEPVESYPSETRRVKCHFPLK
- a CDS encoding AsmA family protein; this encodes MKLSIRDRIKGVVGKILLTFIFVISMTMFFILYPLLADPDYYKKLILDTTNQLTGLEVNYQSSQPVFFPFPGIELTEVSVSKNQDELIQVHKLRIEVYYGVFIGQPLEIRKIYLNTGTVEITREKDESFPLFERIVSKSENTTKETTKKTEETVSQDTNLLFSRTFANFVNHIEIKNITILFEDKLYSRNIKLYLWETTFQLDQDLRDLDVYIYGKLNEEPITFSTNIYFVTDEMSYESARIEGEFTFQNLKGIDLHDILIIFTYGDLRFAKASGNIPFYKRDEAKIFAIADKLHIRDLALKDGKTFADGYASTVMSYDIRESKLAFADIVVDWKGKSKLYGSGFVNFLKPPLSPTISFEGTSDYLDVPSIVKVIKIWVDPDLEKSILTRNIPSTGYVNRMNVYLNFNFRNLNAGDFHADSLKLNVHYAKRKINITKYELRAYEGISTGTGHYLFGKNPGLEIKGNIKNLSVAPILSDLFKISPITGKLDSEFILASPADTEEALISNLQIIGNINANNGELLSYTNILKPISSIGSVINLKKIDFSRATPYNELKFDFLYAKEMIEVKNFALKADGIVGSGGGKIGFNKNIDMRFTIAFPGVAGRALKLPIIYKGTYGVSSPFIDPIWLGSVYAGTIFLASPAGAAVGGIAGSAMSDYVNNAVDNVTGGVQKGWKGIKSLFGGKEEEQEK
- a CDS encoding MutS-related protein codes for the protein MQIQYAKKTFNFLLEEIHRLRGEFKKIKTREHWEYPESVRNHPLSIDLDLCTKQGFIGIYDVTITEIGFQTYLKRFLQEPLEDTKFNFHSQDIEKILKKETKTQAYHLLRKFLVPEAETNEKFPLPEVNAEDFFWKKRRLLKVIFPIWGTITPLYLVLGLLFDLPLIPLLLLINGILFFSYRSDSLKQWKEIKSLSSGASRFQKTFIYLAKNRKATKQMIGRITSLGDSSELLISPLPHLILNLLCLWDLWKIKSLEKWKLKFGNLWNEIQIQIVQTDVILPFVNFGFLFPEVSFPIPSSSGDLSARSLVHPLLPIESRVFNPLTPMLPGDLMIVTGSNMSGKTTYMRSIAMSLLLAGTGAPILGSEFTFPEFQIHTLIRSQDSMEDGVSFFYSEVRRLSSIIQNAEYSKKVPILFLDEILKGTNSKERYIATREILSVLREKKCIVFLTTHDLKLAEIPWAKRFHFTELEIDGQMDFDYKIRDGVSGSTNALKILKKEGIPIRNEEE